From a region of the Bremerella alba genome:
- a CDS encoding LamG domain-containing protein, giving the protein MDIHSNRHRREGFAVVIVLALLSVTLALSYSMMRVQSTTSQIQQNMSRQAEARQAAISGISAGVREMYESDWDGIDSILQMDLGSNRSYQVSYQSGDAWLESDDPYYSEKPFRVTVVSTGYAFDSTNPTVRSQYKIRAVVQLVRRKFQSNPSSYAAAAGHSMYSFGTGTNTLEAPNQVHGNTFINGKLDLCEDWQKTNRPFHGLIDEIVIYDRDMGGFELLLIGLVGNLTNSSLASALSTTGIRHWWRFNESDSMATIAADSAGSRNGTYMGGVYPGIDVGGGNKAVYLDGVSGRVELGNMSLPNPYNFTIMAWVMPMTLTGNNEDGRIFSKATHTDSYAHQWMLSTTRSGGNSYPRVRLKTSSNFYEKIPNSGSLSTNSWTLLTLTFNSSSDQMKLYVNGSLRDSWTAHGIPQSSTDILAWIGDNPPGSARSRYLEATRSLADAGLGDYRPLGGDVTLSSDRNDLSTALSVSRQLGCNLNHQSTSANSISSSTISGSTYRLYPGGKEYTIPQVSSTVHYQTLEPDIDTNPLGIFRCTGTVSIANQATIRGTLIAQTSGSDIRVNGNEVNITGVNLPALDGDSTLYQLPALVAADDIQASYDVNATIQGAIAALGDLEIENLYDDSTFELTGQAYVDEFKLHARSDWASVAAYSSHFLTNFTNNMGHANTSANFASWLNDTSSAKFENNVKIDLPETPPTYQWLDLSQPVYQKGDSDTGLVWELVRWKDDGGI; this is encoded by the coding sequence ATGGACATTCATTCGAATCGCCACCGCCGCGAAGGCTTTGCCGTTGTGATTGTTCTGGCGTTATTGTCAGTGACGCTGGCATTGTCGTATTCGATGATGCGTGTGCAATCGACAACCAGTCAGATCCAACAGAATATGAGCCGTCAAGCCGAAGCTCGACAAGCGGCCATTTCGGGCATTTCCGCCGGCGTGCGTGAAATGTACGAGAGCGACTGGGACGGTATCGATTCAATACTGCAAATGGATCTGGGGTCCAATCGTTCTTATCAGGTAAGTTACCAGTCAGGTGACGCCTGGCTGGAATCCGACGATCCTTACTACTCGGAAAAGCCTTTTCGCGTGACGGTTGTCTCGACGGGATACGCGTTTGATTCGACCAACCCCACGGTGCGGTCTCAGTATAAGATTCGCGCTGTGGTGCAGCTTGTACGGCGTAAGTTCCAGTCCAATCCCAGCAGCTATGCGGCCGCTGCGGGACATTCGATGTACAGCTTTGGGACCGGCACTAACACGCTTGAAGCGCCCAACCAGGTTCATGGCAATACATTCATCAATGGCAAGCTCGATCTTTGCGAAGACTGGCAAAAGACCAATCGACCTTTCCACGGATTGATCGATGAAATCGTCATTTACGACCGAGACATGGGCGGCTTTGAACTTTTGTTGATTGGACTCGTTGGCAATCTAACCAACTCGTCGCTGGCGAGTGCCCTCTCGACGACAGGTATTCGGCATTGGTGGCGGTTCAACGAATCAGATTCCATGGCGACTATTGCGGCCGACTCGGCTGGTTCACGAAACGGAACTTACATGGGTGGTGTCTATCCCGGAATCGATGTCGGTGGTGGCAACAAAGCCGTTTACCTAGATGGCGTGTCCGGCCGCGTTGAATTGGGAAACATGTCGCTACCCAACCCCTACAACTTCACGATCATGGCCTGGGTCATGCCGATGACGTTGACCGGCAATAACGAAGATGGGCGTATTTTTTCCAAAGCTACGCATACCGACTCCTATGCCCATCAATGGATGCTTAGCACGACAAGAAGTGGCGGAAATTCCTATCCGAGAGTTCGCCTGAAGACCTCTAGCAATTTCTACGAAAAGATCCCCAACAGTGGATCTTTGTCAACCAATTCGTGGACTTTGTTAACCCTGACGTTCAACTCTAGCAGCGACCAGATGAAGTTGTATGTCAATGGAAGTCTGAGAGATTCATGGACGGCGCATGGTATTCCCCAATCTTCTACCGACATCTTGGCCTGGATTGGCGACAACCCTCCTGGTTCGGCCCGATCACGTTACTTGGAGGCCACCCGAAGCCTGGCCGATGCCGGCCTAGGCGACTATCGCCCGCTTGGTGGGGATGTCACGCTTTCCAGTGATCGCAATGATTTGAGCACCGCTCTCAGCGTTAGTCGCCAGTTGGGGTGCAACCTTAACCATCAGTCGACATCCGCCAATTCCATAAGCAGTTCCACCATTAGCGGATCGACCTACCGACTTTATCCTGGCGGCAAAGAGTACACCATTCCCCAGGTCAGTTCGACGGTTCACTATCAGACGCTAGAACCAGATATCGACACCAACCCCTTGGGAATCTTTCGCTGTACCGGTACCGTCTCGATAGCAAACCAAGCCACCATTCGCGGAACGTTGATTGCCCAGACCTCTGGTAGCGATATTCGCGTGAACGGAAACGAGGTTAATATCACCGGCGTCAACTTACCGGCACTCGACGGCGATTCGACGCTCTATCAGTTGCCTGCTCTCGTTGCGGCGGATGACATCCAGGCCAGCTACGATGTCAACGCAACCATCCAAGGCGCGATTGCGGCACTCGGAGACCTTGAAATCGAAAACCTGTACGACGACTCAACCTTCGAGCTTACCGGCCAGGCATACGTAGACGAATTCAAACTGCATGCTCGGAGCGACTGGGCATCGGTGGCCGCCTATTCTTCGCATTTCCTAACCAATTTTACGAATAACATGGGACACGCTAACACGTCGGCCAACTTCGCTAGTTGGCTCAACGATACAAGCAGCGCGAAATTTGAGAATAACGTTAAAATCGATCTGCCTGAGACGCCTCCTACTTACCAATGGTTGGACCTGAGCCAACCGGTGTATCAAAAGGGAGACAGCGATACAGGCCTCGTTTGGGAACTCGTCCGTTGGAAGGACGACGGCGGCATTTGA
- a CDS encoding pilus assembly FimT family protein yields the protein MLGNTPHRSTTSSRPTRPRRGLSLVEILIMVAILGILAATVIPQFGATAPDQVRGAAQIVAADIDYARSLAISNNSTYLITYQKVRNGYVLTHSGSNTSLDDLPDNPFRKPSDDSQSLIVMLSDFPHVGSGAKIAAIVTDEPAPQEVTSIEFDTLGQTTRKQPTIIWLSSQAGAEDIFLPIEINPVTGLATIGEITTAAPIISSVNAST from the coding sequence ATGCTCGGTAATACGCCCCATCGTTCGACCACAAGCTCGCGTCCCACTCGACCGCGTCGGGGGCTTTCGCTTGTCGAGATCTTGATCATGGTCGCCATCTTAGGGATCCTGGCCGCCACGGTCATTCCTCAGTTTGGTGCGACAGCGCCCGATCAAGTACGTGGTGCAGCTCAGATCGTCGCAGCCGATATCGACTATGCGCGATCGCTTGCCATTTCCAATAATTCAACGTATCTGATCACGTATCAGAAAGTTCGAAATGGATACGTACTGACACATTCTGGCTCGAACACCTCGCTCGATGACCTGCCTGACAATCCGTTTCGCAAACCTTCCGACGACTCGCAGTCGTTGATCGTTATGCTTTCGGATTTCCCTCATGTCGGATCGGGCGCCAAGATCGCTGCAATCGTTACAGACGAACCAGCTCCTCAAGAGGTCACTTCGATTGAGTTCGACACGCTCGGCCAGACCACGCGAAAGCAACCTACAATTATTTGGCTTTCCTCCCAGGCTGGGGCGGAGGATATCTTCTTACCAATCGAAATCAATCCGGTTACCGGACTGGCAACCATTGGCGAGATCACCACTGCGGCCCCAATTATTTCCAGCGTAAACGCCTCGACCTGA
- the pilM gene encoding pilus assembly protein PilM, protein MIRLPLARSNPIGIDIGSKSIKMVQFAKGYESIQEATSIDLPEGISPEKDFDAYLESLSQTLQRARVGRNFRGHDAIICIHQRDLFLHNIRVGKNDSKALSNLVHQEAADRIPYSMLDAEIRFVESEDIRQGEQILREVIIMACFRPRLEALLETCEKSGFRPVSVDVEPMAILRSFTTQYRREADQDDRVIYVHVGYTNTLVIIAQGMQALFVKYIDVGGRHFDEAVARQLDMSLSDAINLRKHNSDRRRMQQTPEVERSVINGMRDELERLQNELAMCIRYHSVTFRGKPLVRMVLSGGEATESLRTELQRVAGIETELGDPLRIYESTQNFGRRSQWDVAAGLAARQLGGSK, encoded by the coding sequence ATGATTCGGCTTCCCTTAGCTCGTTCCAATCCAATCGGCATCGATATCGGTTCGAAATCGATCAAGATGGTCCAGTTTGCCAAGGGTTATGAGTCGATCCAAGAAGCGACCTCGATCGACCTTCCCGAGGGCATCTCTCCCGAGAAGGACTTCGACGCGTACCTGGAATCGTTGAGTCAAACACTGCAGCGTGCTCGAGTGGGCCGCAATTTCCGCGGTCACGACGCGATCATCTGCATCCACCAGCGTGATTTGTTCCTTCACAATATTCGTGTAGGCAAGAACGATTCGAAAGCGCTATCGAACCTCGTTCATCAGGAAGCGGCAGACCGCATTCCCTATTCTATGCTCGACGCGGAAATTCGCTTTGTCGAGTCCGAAGACATTCGTCAGGGCGAGCAGATCCTGCGTGAAGTGATCATCATGGCCTGCTTCCGCCCCCGACTCGAAGCTTTGCTGGAAACCTGCGAAAAAAGCGGCTTCCGTCCGGTTTCCGTCGATGTCGAACCGATGGCCATCCTGCGATCGTTCACCACTCAGTATCGACGCGAAGCGGACCAAGACGATCGCGTCATCTATGTTCACGTCGGCTATACCAACACATTGGTAATCATCGCCCAAGGCATGCAAGCCTTGTTCGTAAAATACATTGATGTCGGCGGACGGCACTTCGACGAGGCCGTCGCTCGGCAACTCGATATGAGCTTGTCCGATGCTATCAACCTGCGGAAACACAACTCGGATCGTCGCCGGATGCAGCAGACGCCTGAGGTCGAGCGGAGTGTCATCAACGGCATGCGTGATGAACTCGAGCGATTGCAAAACGAACTCGCCATGTGCATTCGTTACCATAGCGTGACCTTTCGCGGCAAACCCCTGGTACGCATGGTCCTCTCAGGCGGGGAGGCCACCGAATCGCTCCGAACCGAATTACAGCGAGTCGCCGGCATTGAAACTGAACTAGGCGATCCACTACGAATTTACGAATCAACACAGAACTTCGGACGACGCTCTCAATGGGATGTCGCCGCTGGGCTGGCTGCCCGGCAGTTGGGAGGATCGAAATGA
- the pilO gene encoding type 4a pilus biogenesis protein PilO → MKFQLSKNSTPILLAGLGLLVAFAMLVYLPLSRSIAAAHDSLELKQSLVDQEDSLLAQLERHDQELGDVNAYTQAWEEVPNANFYLSQMLGEISQHAKQAGTDALRLEPGQSTDMQAVQRIPVRLGCTGTFQEIHELIGRIEQLPYKIWLRRVELAPRNEQLRDLACEMEFEAFIVSVKNSH, encoded by the coding sequence ATGAAGTTCCAGTTATCTAAGAACTCGACACCGATTCTGCTGGCAGGGCTAGGCTTGCTCGTGGCGTTTGCCATGTTGGTCTACCTGCCGCTTAGCCGGAGCATTGCCGCAGCCCATGATTCCCTCGAGCTCAAGCAGTCTCTCGTCGATCAGGAAGACTCGCTGCTAGCACAGCTCGAGCGTCACGACCAAGAGCTGGGCGACGTCAACGCCTACACCCAAGCTTGGGAAGAAGTACCCAATGCAAACTTTTATCTCAGCCAGATGCTGGGCGAAATTTCGCAGCATGCGAAACAAGCTGGCACCGATGCACTTCGCTTGGAACCAGGCCAATCGACCGACATGCAAGCAGTGCAGCGGATCCCGGTACGCCTGGGATGCACGGGGACTTTTCAAGAGATTCACGAGCTGATCGGCCGGATCGAGCAGCTCCCTTATAAGATCTGGCTCCGCCGAGTTGAGCTAGCACCCAGGAACGAACAACTGCGCGACCTTGCCTGTGAGATGGAATTTGAGGCTTTTATCGTCTCGGTAAAGAATTCGCATTAG
- a CDS encoding type II secretion system protein GspD produces the protein MKKFLILSLLFISTFGGIALAIFLESCDLSQWELPKFLAQQTQVDQPAEAKPEVSVKTSSVHFDPAVRPASQIELEPRVTQEFDIEAIKKTLEDSQTSQQKMADSQNRSWDVLNKAIDSMREVATSKMEVSQAVPPVVPVPQAQTTATQAPLPAEEVPAAGPNPNLLPRPSQPRIIPDEGDDKLTIVIQDSDIREVLELLSEQGQLNILPSQNVQGTVSASLTKVDVRTALAAILRSTGYVMQQDGDFIYVGTPDDMQSMERLHDKVGTRIYRLKYIRATEVQTLITPMLTEGTGTISISTEAKIGISPDSNNPGSDDYAGEETVIIRDYEQNLAKIDRAILEIDCRPLQVAIEAMILSVKLDDSLDMGVSFEALRQNDNIRLVSGFPLPDLNLGDGGLKLGYLDANLSLFVEALEVVGETNVIAAPQLLVLNKQKAEILIGQQKGYISTTVTETASTQSVEFLEVGTQLRIRPFITTDGMIRLDVHPEISTGEVRVESGLTIPDKDVTQVTTNIMCPDGRTVIIGGLIKSSQTKGSIQIPYLGSLPGAGLLFRQKSEELERQELIVLITPRIVDPNQISNDGEKARDLFEIQHEYSADKMSPLSKRHIGRNYYRLATSAWATGDAYSALRYVNLAIHYDNQLLEAVALREDIVTQTGLGDRTVHSHLKEGLAPWNHPHGVEVSPWHLDQIESGVPTTPGYQPPHLIPNPRVVPHQ, from the coding sequence ATGAAAAAATTCCTAATTCTATCGCTGCTGTTCATCAGTACCTTCGGAGGAATTGCCTTGGCAATCTTCCTGGAGTCGTGCGATTTGTCTCAGTGGGAACTCCCCAAGTTTCTGGCCCAACAAACCCAGGTCGATCAGCCTGCTGAAGCCAAGCCTGAAGTATCTGTTAAAACGTCAAGTGTTCACTTCGATCCGGCAGTCCGGCCAGCCTCGCAAATCGAGCTCGAACCGCGCGTCACGCAAGAGTTCGACATCGAAGCGATCAAGAAAACACTAGAAGACTCGCAGACCTCGCAGCAGAAGATGGCCGACTCCCAGAATCGATCGTGGGACGTGCTCAACAAGGCGATCGACTCGATGCGGGAAGTCGCCACTTCCAAGATGGAAGTCAGCCAAGCAGTGCCGCCGGTCGTACCGGTGCCGCAAGCCCAAACCACCGCCACACAAGCTCCTCTGCCAGCAGAAGAAGTCCCAGCTGCGGGCCCCAATCCGAATCTATTGCCCCGTCCTTCGCAGCCTCGGATCATTCCGGACGAAGGGGACGACAAGCTGACCATCGTCATTCAGGACAGCGATATTCGCGAAGTATTAGAACTACTCAGCGAACAAGGGCAACTCAATATCCTACCGAGCCAAAACGTGCAAGGCACCGTCTCTGCTTCGTTGACCAAAGTGGACGTTCGCACGGCACTTGCTGCCATCTTGCGATCGACCGGGTACGTGATGCAGCAAGACGGAGACTTCATCTATGTCGGCACGCCAGATGACATGCAGAGCATGGAACGTTTGCACGATAAGGTCGGCACACGTATTTATCGCCTGAAGTACATCCGTGCGACCGAAGTGCAAACACTGATCACGCCCATGCTTACCGAAGGCACCGGCACGATCAGTATTTCTACCGAAGCGAAAATCGGCATCTCGCCTGACTCGAACAACCCAGGCTCCGACGATTACGCCGGTGAAGAAACGGTGATCATTCGCGATTACGAACAAAACCTCGCCAAGATCGACCGAGCCATTCTCGAGATCGACTGTCGACCGCTTCAAGTCGCCATCGAAGCGATGATTCTCAGCGTCAAGCTAGACGACTCGCTCGACATGGGCGTTAGCTTCGAAGCGCTTCGCCAAAATGACAACATTCGTCTGGTCTCTGGGTTCCCTTTGCCGGACTTAAACCTGGGCGATGGGGGCCTCAAGCTAGGCTACCTCGATGCCAATTTATCGCTGTTCGTGGAAGCCTTGGAAGTGGTTGGCGAAACCAACGTGATCGCCGCACCGCAGCTATTAGTGCTGAATAAACAAAAGGCCGAGATCCTGATCGGTCAGCAGAAAGGTTACATCAGTACAACCGTCACCGAAACGGCCTCGACCCAATCGGTCGAGTTCCTGGAAGTGGGTACCCAACTGCGTATCCGGCCATTCATCACCACAGACGGCATGATCCGCTTGGATGTCCATCCGGAAATCTCAACCGGCGAGGTCCGCGTCGAGTCAGGCCTGACCATTCCCGATAAAGACGTCACCCAGGTCACAACCAACATCATGTGCCCTGACGGCCGAACGGTAATCATTGGCGGCCTGATCAAAAGCAGCCAAACCAAGGGATCGATTCAGATTCCTTATCTCGGTAGCTTGCCCGGGGCAGGGCTTCTCTTTCGCCAAAAGTCTGAAGAATTGGAACGGCAGGAACTGATTGTTCTGATCACGCCACGGATTGTCGATCCGAATCAAATTTCAAACGACGGCGAGAAGGCTCGCGATTTGTTCGAGATTCAACACGAATACAGCGCCGACAAGATGAGCCCTCTCAGCAAGCGGCATATCGGTCGTAACTACTATCGTCTGGCCACCTCGGCCTGGGCTACCGGCGATGCCTATTCTGCATTGCGGTATGTCAACTTGGCAATCCATTACGATAATCAACTGCTCGAAGCAGTCGCCCTGCGTGAGGATATCGTCACCCAAACCGGCCTCGGTGACCGCACGGTTCATAGCCATTTGAAAGAAGGCCTGGCTCCCTGGAATCATCCCCATGGAGTCGAAGTATCGCCGTGGCATCTCGATCAGATCGAATCAGGCGTACCCACCACGCCGGGATACCAACCGCCACATTTGATTCCCAATCCACGGGTCGTCCCCCATCAATAG
- a CDS encoding tetratricopeptide repeat protein: MSTRSVAMLILVVSAAQSIGCAISPAIREAFMDPGKEHRERKAEIHRLVDQRHVKSRLQAASAMLSSGRYDDCEQVLAEIENIDPHCKEMHLIRGEVLMGQDKFVEAAALYEKVLEKHPADANLHHLHAMALEFSGDSVSAMLAFQRAAELSPDSSLIQLSQIRDNAPGRAIR, from the coding sequence ATGTCCACACGCTCGGTCGCTATGTTGATCCTGGTTGTCTCAGCTGCTCAAAGTATCGGCTGTGCCATTTCGCCGGCAATCCGCGAGGCATTCATGGATCCCGGCAAAGAGCATCGCGAGCGAAAGGCCGAGATTCACCGCCTGGTCGACCAGCGGCATGTGAAGTCGCGTCTTCAAGCGGCATCTGCCATGTTGAGTTCCGGCCGATATGACGACTGCGAGCAAGTGTTGGCGGAAATCGAAAACATCGATCCTCACTGCAAAGAGATGCATCTGATTCGCGGCGAAGTCCTCATGGGTCAGGACAAGTTCGTCGAAGCGGCAGCACTCTACGAGAAAGTTCTCGAAAAGCACCCGGCCGACGCCAACCTGCATCACTTGCACGCGATGGCACTCGAGTTCTCCGGCGATTCGGTTTCCGCGATGCTCGCATTTCAAAGGGCAGCGGAACTTTCGCCTGACAGTTCATTAATCCAACTCAGTCAGATCCGCGACAATGCCCCAGGCAGGGCCATCCGATAG